One segment of Rattus rattus isolate New Zealand unplaced genomic scaffold, Rrattus_CSIRO_v1 flattened_line_233623, whole genome shotgun sequence DNA contains the following:
- the LOC116889832 gene encoding keratin, type I cytoskeletal 16-like, with product MSRADLEMQIESLREELAYLKKNHEEEMLALRGQTGGDVNVEMDAAPGVDLSRILNEMRDQYEQMAEKNRRDVEAWFQSKTEELNKEVASNHELIQSGRSEVSELRRVFQGLEIELQSQLSMKASLENSLEETKGRYCVQLSQIQGLIGSVEEQLAQLRCEMEQQ from the exons ATGTCCAGGGCGGACCTGGAGATGCAGATCGAGAGTCTCAGGGAGGAGCTGGCCTACCTGAAGAAGAATCACGAGGAG GAGATGCTTGCCTTGAGGGGTCAGACTGGTGGGGATGTCAACGTGGAGATGGACGCAGCTCCTGGTGTGGACCTGAGCCGCATCCTGAACGAGATGAGGGACCAGTATGAGCAGATGGCAGAGAAGAACCGCAGGGATGTGGAGGCCTGGTTCCAGAGCAAG ACCGAGGAGCTGAACAAAGAGGTGGCTTCTAACCATGAGCTGATACAGAGCGGCCGCAGCGAGGTGTCTGAGCTCCGCAGGGTGTTCCAGGGCCTGGAGATCGAACTGCAGTCCCAGCTCAGCATG AAAGCATCCTTGGAGAACAGCCTAGAAGAGACCAAAGGCAGATACTGCGTGCAGCTGTCCCAGATCCAGGGTTTGATCGGAAGCGTGGAGGAGCAGCTGGCTCAGCTGCGCTGCGAGATGGAGCAGCAG